The following coding sequences are from one Paenarthrobacter ureafaciens window:
- a CDS encoding GMC family oxidoreductase, with amino-acid sequence MKKYDLTDDDVAVIIGSGPGGATLALRLVQQGLKVVLLEAGPWITNDKFINDERKSYKQLTWTDTRLATGSWSLAKDFPGSPAWNGKAVGGTATFWTGLTPRFKWHEFKTHTYYGDLPDGTIADWPLDLDELDHYYTAAEKAVGASHRHGRPPLPASNGYKVLANGAERIGYRHYATGPYATNVEPYDGRPGTVQDGFAMAGDKSRAKWSPLVSEIPKALATGLLELRTEAQAVQITLGPDGRADGVVYTDTVGNLQRQRARLVAVAGNAIETPRLLLLSATSGHPDGLANSSGQVGRNYMRHTTGLVYAEFPNEVHMYRGEPMAGIISDESRHDPSRGFVGGYYIEMIAQGLPSFSTFMSPGEWGPQFTEKVEAYTRTAALWICGEDVPQASNRVTLSNTVTDRLGLPAPVVHYDDHPNDIAMRNHGYEQGEKLFKSVGAIRTTRAPGMPSGHNLGTARMSQKPDEGVVNSFGQAHDVPNLFVSDGSQFTTGAAANPTLTIVALSMRQGDYIGRQLSAAAL; translated from the coding sequence ATGAAAAAGTATGACCTCACTGATGACGACGTCGCCGTTATCATCGGTTCCGGCCCCGGCGGTGCCACCTTGGCCCTCAGACTCGTGCAGCAAGGCCTTAAAGTCGTGCTTCTCGAAGCAGGCCCATGGATCACCAACGACAAGTTCATCAACGACGAACGAAAGTCCTACAAGCAGCTCACATGGACCGACACCCGCCTGGCAACTGGGTCATGGAGCCTCGCGAAGGACTTCCCCGGCAGCCCGGCGTGGAACGGAAAGGCCGTCGGTGGAACGGCGACATTCTGGACCGGACTGACACCCCGATTCAAATGGCACGAGTTCAAGACACACACGTACTACGGAGACCTGCCCGATGGGACCATCGCAGACTGGCCACTGGACCTGGACGAACTCGACCATTACTACACCGCAGCGGAAAAAGCCGTGGGAGCCTCCCACCGGCACGGCCGACCTCCGCTGCCGGCGAGCAACGGCTACAAGGTCCTGGCGAACGGCGCCGAACGAATCGGATACCGCCATTACGCAACAGGCCCCTACGCCACCAACGTTGAACCCTACGATGGCCGCCCGGGCACAGTTCAGGACGGCTTCGCTATGGCAGGCGATAAAAGCCGCGCCAAGTGGTCACCACTTGTCAGCGAGATACCAAAGGCCTTAGCCACGGGCCTGCTGGAGCTGCGGACCGAAGCCCAAGCCGTACAAATCACGCTTGGCCCTGACGGCCGCGCGGACGGCGTCGTCTACACAGACACCGTCGGAAACCTGCAACGTCAACGGGCTCGCCTCGTAGCTGTAGCAGGAAACGCCATCGAAACCCCACGCCTGCTCCTGCTTTCGGCTACCTCGGGCCATCCCGACGGCCTTGCCAACTCCTCAGGCCAGGTCGGGCGCAACTATATGCGGCACACCACCGGTCTCGTCTACGCCGAGTTCCCCAACGAAGTCCATATGTACCGCGGCGAACCAATGGCAGGCATCATCAGCGACGAATCGCGGCATGACCCATCACGGGGCTTCGTTGGCGGCTACTACATCGAGATGATCGCCCAAGGGCTGCCCTCATTCAGTACCTTCATGAGCCCGGGGGAGTGGGGGCCACAATTCACAGAAAAGGTAGAAGCCTACACCCGCACAGCGGCACTTTGGATTTGCGGTGAGGACGTTCCGCAGGCATCCAACAGAGTGACCCTAAGCAACACCGTCACCGACCGCCTCGGTCTGCCCGCACCTGTCGTCCACTACGACGACCATCCCAACGACATCGCCATGCGGAACCATGGCTACGAGCAGGGCGAGAAACTCTTCAAATCTGTCGGCGCCATCCGCACAACCAGAGCCCCGGGGATGCCCTCCGGCCACAACCTGGGGACAGCCCGAATGAGCCAGAAGCCTGATGAAGGCGTCGTCAACAGTTTCGGTCAAGCCCACGACGTACCTAACCTGTTCGTTTCCGACGGGTCACAATTCACCACCGGAGCCGCCGCGAACCCCACCCTGACAATAGTCGCCCTGTCGATGCGACAGGGCGACTACATCGGCCGGCAGCTCAGCGCGGCAGCTCTGTAG
- a CDS encoding ABC transporter permease, which produces MTTIRYSAQRQPLFSRTLHSFATPGGAIYLLLLALLIILTFYNPSLAEPDQMTRFIGRSVPIAVVAIGQYFVIVAGEFDLSMGAVISAQVVLAGNLIGQEPSRIPQVMVLMMVLGTVVGLVNGVLTSLLKVPSFITTLGTALVLSGLTFYFTGGAPSGNPADAFRAIGRGGLQNVPLIGFVPYSVLVLLFVAIGAAWLMKKPFGRMLIAVGDNPATTALAGASPWWIRTKAFILSSTAATVAAVLMVGYAGVSPVVGQGYEFTAITAVVLGGVALGGGRGAVLSAVAGAYVLETLVSILNFAGVQSTWRPSVQGAIIILALGIPLLRMKRPAWLTKRPVNRNTPDDQ; this is translated from the coding sequence ATGACCACAATCAGGTATTCCGCCCAAAGGCAGCCCCTGTTTTCACGAACCCTGCATTCCTTCGCCACACCTGGTGGAGCGATTTACTTGCTCCTCCTCGCCCTCCTTATCATCCTGACCTTCTACAATCCATCCCTCGCAGAGCCGGACCAGATGACCCGGTTCATTGGGAGGTCAGTACCAATCGCGGTCGTGGCAATTGGCCAGTACTTCGTCATCGTCGCAGGGGAATTCGACCTGTCAATGGGCGCCGTCATCTCGGCTCAGGTCGTTCTTGCCGGAAATCTGATTGGCCAGGAGCCATCCCGCATCCCGCAGGTTATGGTCCTCATGATGGTACTGGGAACCGTTGTAGGCCTCGTCAACGGCGTACTGACCTCTCTGCTCAAGGTACCCAGTTTCATCACAACGCTCGGAACGGCGCTGGTCCTGTCCGGGCTGACTTTCTACTTCACCGGGGGCGCTCCCAGCGGAAACCCGGCCGATGCATTCCGCGCCATTGGCCGCGGCGGACTGCAAAATGTCCCCCTTATAGGATTCGTGCCCTACTCCGTTCTGGTTCTGCTCTTCGTAGCTATAGGCGCGGCCTGGCTCATGAAAAAACCGTTCGGACGAATGCTGATTGCAGTTGGTGACAATCCTGCGACAACAGCCCTTGCTGGCGCCAGCCCCTGGTGGATCCGTACTAAAGCCTTCATCCTTTCATCCACGGCAGCCACCGTGGCAGCAGTTCTCATGGTCGGCTACGCCGGTGTCAGTCCGGTTGTCGGACAGGGCTATGAGTTCACGGCAATCACGGCCGTCGTCCTCGGCGGCGTCGCCCTGGGAGGTGGACGCGGCGCAGTCCTGTCCGCGGTAGCAGGGGCTTACGTCCTGGAAACCCTTGTCAGCATTCTCAACTTTGCCGGCGTCCAATCGACGTGGCGCCCTTCAGTTCAAGGCGCAATTATCATCCTCGCTCTCGGCATCCCACTGCTGCGCATGAAGCGCCCAGCATGGCTGACGAAAAGGCCGGTAAACCGCAACACCCCGGATGACCAGTAA
- a CDS encoding ABC transporter substrate-binding protein, which produces MPTQGTKTKMFAVLGAAAMMITACAPGSTAGAETSPGSTTTTNDWFDQAQFDLENSQRTATFAGDPSTPYLQHLDGPMVDATAFKKNAPAKVCFSNAALSNTWRQTGWITMNEQLKELQKQGVISQMETRNAQDSDNTQVADIDYFVNQQSCDAFIIAPNSPQATAPAVERACNTGKPVIIFDRGAGTDCATTFIHSVGGMAWGIDSATFVTENVKPGGHVVALRTAPGVDVFEQRWAAAQHIFSKAGLKYTDYITGADPTKIKAVVADELAKGTVDAVWVDLGDQSVPAIEAFEDTGKDIPVVTGEDNLSYLRAWKNKGFKGFASVYDAYQWRTALLAAASLFRGESIPKDWVLPQVPVTSEDLDKVLRTNEGMPDSHYAAFGGEDLPGFPQVWQKRVIP; this is translated from the coding sequence GTGCCTACACAAGGGACCAAAACAAAGATGTTTGCGGTACTAGGTGCAGCCGCCATGATGATCACCGCGTGTGCTCCCGGTTCGACCGCTGGTGCGGAAACCTCTCCGGGTTCCACCACCACAACCAACGACTGGTTCGACCAGGCACAATTCGATCTGGAAAACTCGCAACGGACTGCAACCTTTGCCGGGGACCCATCCACCCCCTATCTTCAGCACCTCGACGGGCCAATGGTAGACGCCACAGCATTCAAAAAGAACGCGCCGGCCAAGGTCTGTTTCTCCAACGCTGCGCTCAGTAACACGTGGCGGCAGACCGGCTGGATCACCATGAACGAACAGCTCAAGGAGCTGCAAAAGCAGGGTGTCATCTCGCAAATGGAAACCCGCAACGCCCAAGACAGCGACAACACACAGGTTGCTGACATCGACTACTTCGTGAACCAGCAATCCTGTGACGCCTTCATCATCGCCCCCAATTCGCCACAGGCAACGGCACCGGCAGTGGAAAGAGCCTGCAACACAGGAAAACCCGTCATCATCTTCGACCGTGGGGCCGGCACGGACTGCGCAACCACATTCATCCACTCCGTGGGCGGCATGGCCTGGGGAATTGATTCAGCGACGTTCGTAACAGAAAACGTCAAGCCAGGAGGACACGTAGTAGCACTGCGTACGGCGCCTGGAGTTGACGTTTTCGAGCAGCGCTGGGCCGCTGCCCAGCACATTTTCAGCAAGGCAGGCCTGAAATACACGGACTACATCACCGGTGCCGACCCCACCAAAATCAAAGCAGTCGTGGCCGATGAGCTCGCCAAGGGAACTGTCGATGCCGTTTGGGTGGACCTGGGCGACCAGTCGGTTCCAGCTATCGAGGCCTTCGAGGATACCGGCAAGGACATCCCTGTGGTGACCGGCGAAGACAACCTCTCTTACCTCAGGGCATGGAAGAACAAAGGGTTCAAAGGCTTCGCGTCCGTGTATGACGCCTACCAGTGGCGAACCGCGCTCCTTGCGGCAGCGTCCCTCTTCCGGGGCGAATCCATCCCCAAGGATTGGGTGTTGCCGCAGGTACCCGTCACTTCCGAAGATCTCGACAAGGTCCTGAGGACCAACGAGGGAATGCCCGATTCGCATTACGCAGCCTTCGGCGGCGAGGACCTTCCAGGCTTTCCGCAGGTATGGCAAAAGCGGGTCATTCCCTAA
- a CDS encoding GNAT family N-acetyltransferase encodes MRDLARRAYAIYVERIGKEPAPMTFDYAAIAASGDALLAWSDDQLVGMLITRLEDPALHIHNLAVSPDVQGLGLGSALLIEAEQLARRAGRDELRLYTNEAMLENLTFYRRRGYQETHRDIEDGFRRVYFIKRLEPAHVSFHDRRASDCPEQELMTNHRGSAKVSAGTREMTSNSVGTAAMVQLLPLVLPIRRPIAEPTRGSAWQALLPNLVLERSVQFGHTPT; translated from the coding sequence ATGCGTGACCTCGCCCGCAGGGCGTACGCAATCTACGTTGAGCGGATCGGGAAGGAACCCGCTCCGATGACATTCGATTATGCTGCGATTGCTGCCTCCGGGGACGCCCTCCTTGCCTGGAGCGATGACCAGTTGGTCGGCATGCTTATCACCCGTTTGGAGGACCCTGCACTCCATATTCATAACCTCGCCGTATCCCCTGATGTTCAGGGCCTGGGTTTGGGATCAGCTTTGCTCATCGAAGCCGAGCAGCTCGCCCGTCGCGCAGGGCGTGATGAACTCCGCCTCTACACGAACGAGGCGATGCTCGAAAACCTGACCTTTTACCGGCGCCGTGGCTATCAAGAGACACACCGAGACATCGAAGATGGATTTCGCCGGGTCTACTTCATAAAGCGGCTGGAGCCTGCCCACGTGAGCTTCCACGACCGCCGTGCAAGTGACTGCCCTGAGCAGGAGCTGATGACCAACCATCGCGGATCTGCGAAGGTCTCGGCAGGAACGCGAGAGATGACTTCAAACAGTGTTGGCACTGCGGCGATGGTCCAACTCCTTCCCTTGGTCCTCCCTATACGACGGCCTATAGCCGAGCCAACTCGAGGTTCAGCGTGGCAGGCCCTTCTGCCTAACTTAGTCCTGGAAAGGTCCGTGCAATTCGGGCACACCCCAACCTGA
- a CDS encoding ABC transporter permease: MNAHTFKSTLINTLRSNTGSVYLVWILVICCGAILTGLSGRSFFTEGNITDLLTSTTVLGLVVVGQTLVILLGSLDLSVPFVLSLSSVLAAGVMAGRSENFTAGIVTAILVSLAIGLINGLLVGLVKINGFIATLGTGLVVSGYLFTNYRGSTGKASPELAAIGSASWGVVPWTTVAMVLCLVATALFLNRTRTGLHIYAVGGDPAVTRMSGIRESLPAIVAHSLSGLFAGLAGLVIVARLGVGSPEVGTQGGYDLLSIAAVVVGGAVLAGGKGSIWGSLGGILIFATIDSLLGIMEVNPYLKEVVRGLIIIAVAVYAKRTQLKRSARFDSLRTKSASSMKEGSIR, from the coding sequence ATGAACGCTCACACATTCAAGTCCACTTTGATCAACACCCTCCGGTCCAATACAGGTTCGGTATATCTGGTCTGGATCCTCGTCATCTGCTGCGGTGCGATTCTCACTGGGCTCTCCGGCCGCAGCTTTTTTACCGAAGGGAACATTACCGACCTTCTGACCAGCACCACCGTCCTTGGCCTGGTTGTCGTCGGACAGACCCTCGTCATTCTCCTTGGAAGCCTTGATCTGTCCGTTCCATTCGTGCTCAGCCTTTCCAGCGTCCTGGCCGCAGGAGTCATGGCAGGACGATCAGAAAACTTTACTGCCGGTATCGTCACAGCGATTTTGGTATCCCTCGCCATTGGACTCATCAACGGCCTGCTCGTCGGTCTGGTCAAGATCAATGGCTTTATCGCCACGCTCGGTACAGGTCTTGTGGTTTCGGGATACCTCTTCACTAACTACCGCGGAAGCACTGGCAAAGCATCCCCTGAACTTGCCGCCATCGGGTCAGCCTCCTGGGGAGTGGTGCCATGGACGACAGTTGCCATGGTCCTATGCCTGGTGGCCACAGCCCTGTTTCTGAACAGGACCCGGACAGGGCTCCACATTTACGCCGTGGGCGGGGATCCCGCCGTCACAAGGATGTCGGGAATCAGGGAATCGTTACCCGCAATCGTGGCTCACTCCCTTTCCGGACTCTTCGCGGGCCTCGCCGGACTGGTCATCGTCGCGCGTCTGGGCGTCGGCAGCCCCGAGGTCGGCACCCAGGGTGGTTATGACCTGCTCTCAATTGCGGCCGTCGTGGTGGGCGGAGCAGTCCTAGCCGGCGGAAAAGGGTCCATTTGGGGCTCGCTCGGCGGCATTCTCATCTTCGCGACCATCGACAGCCTGCTGGGAATCATGGAAGTCAACCCCTACCTGAAGGAAGTAGTCAGGGGCCTCATCATCATCGCTGTCGCCGTCTATGCGAAAAGAACCCAGCTCAAACGATCCGCGCGCTTCGACTCACTGCGGACGAAATCAGCCAGTTCAATGAAGGAGGGAAGCATCCGATGA
- a CDS encoding Gfo/Idh/MocA family protein, with translation MTKTAIVRVAMNGITGRMGYRQHLLRSILPIRGAGGITLEDGTKVQIEPILVGRNEDKIRELAEKHKVSEWTTDLESVINDPTVDVIFDASMTSLRAATLKKAMQAGKHIFTEKPTAETLEEAIELARIGKEAGVTAGVVHDKLYLPGLVKLRRLVDEGFFGRILSIRGEFGYWVFEGDIQAAQRPSWNYRKEDGGGMTTDMFCHWNYVLEGIIGKVKSVNAKTATHIPARWDEAGKEYKATADDASYGIFELETRGGDEVIAQINSSWAVRVYRDELVEFQVDGTHGSAVAGLNKCVAQQRAHTPKPVWNPDLPVTESFRDQWQEVPANADLDNGFKLQWEEFLRDVVAGREHRFGLLSAARGVQLAELGLQSNDERRTIDIPEITLS, from the coding sequence ATGACTAAAACAGCGATTGTCCGCGTCGCCATGAATGGCATCACCGGCCGAATGGGCTACCGCCAGCACCTGCTGCGCTCCATCCTCCCGATCCGCGGCGCCGGCGGCATCACCCTCGAGGACGGCACCAAGGTCCAGATCGAACCCATCCTGGTGGGCCGTAACGAGGACAAGATCCGCGAACTCGCGGAGAAGCACAAGGTGTCCGAGTGGACCACGGACCTGGAGTCGGTCATCAACGACCCCACCGTCGATGTGATTTTCGATGCCTCCATGACCAGCCTCCGCGCCGCCACCCTGAAGAAGGCCATGCAGGCGGGCAAGCACATCTTCACGGAGAAGCCCACCGCCGAAACCCTGGAAGAGGCCATTGAGCTGGCCCGGATCGGCAAGGAGGCCGGCGTCACCGCCGGCGTCGTCCACGACAAGCTCTACCTTCCCGGCCTGGTCAAGCTCCGCCGCCTGGTGGACGAGGGCTTCTTCGGCCGCATCCTGTCCATCCGCGGCGAGTTCGGTTACTGGGTCTTTGAAGGCGACATCCAGGCTGCGCAGCGTCCCTCCTGGAACTACCGCAAGGAAGACGGCGGCGGAATGACCACGGACATGTTCTGCCACTGGAACTACGTCCTGGAAGGCATCATCGGCAAGGTCAAGAGCGTCAACGCCAAGACCGCCACCCACATCCCCGCGCGCTGGGACGAGGCCGGCAAGGAATACAAGGCCACCGCCGATGACGCCTCGTACGGCATCTTCGAGCTCGAGACCCGGGGCGGCGACGAAGTCATCGCCCAGATCAACTCCTCCTGGGCCGTCCGCGTCTACCGCGACGAACTGGTCGAGTTCCAGGTGGACGGCACCCACGGCTCCGCCGTCGCCGGCCTGAACAAGTGCGTCGCCCAGCAGCGCGCCCACACCCCCAAGCCCGTCTGGAACCCGGACCTGCCCGTCACCGAGTCCTTCCGCGACCAGTGGCAGGAAGTTCCCGCCAACGCCGACCTGGACAACGGCTTCAAGCTGCAGTGGGAAGAATTCCTGCGCGACGTCGTCGCCGGCCGTGAGCACCGCTTCGGCCTCCTGTCGGCCGCCCGCGGCGTCCAGCTGGCCGAACTCGGCCTGCAGTCCAACGACGAACGCCGCACCATCGACATCCCGGAGATCACCCTCTCATGA
- a CDS encoding sugar ABC transporter ATP-binding protein, whose amino-acid sequence MSKSFFGFPVLTGVDLEIRPGEVHGLVGENGAGKSTLMKILAGVYTRDEGKVVLGGKDVMFSHPVQAQLAGISTVFQEFNLLPDRSVAENIYLGREPRVRGFISQRKMNAATVELFSSLGVDSINPAAHVRTLSVAQQQLVEIAKALSFDARVISMDEPTAALADHEVELLYSIIENLKKRGVAVLYVSHRLREIFKLCDRITVLKDGALVATKPAEELNEQELVRLMVGRPLSSFFPPKTEGTVVGDTALSLQNAGNHVVNNVTLELRRGEILGIAGLQGSGRTEVLDAISGSAPFTRGEIHVNGAPTTIKTTRQAIRAGIAHVTEDRKATGLLLNQSVIDNALTVIRACYPKRTSTARQAATDLFLELQLSARGPDQEIRYLSGGNQQKVILTKWLLMEPRIVLLDEPTRGIDVGAKFALYVLMRRLAAAGHAILMVSSELPELIGMADRVLVMRDGELVSELPAGASEESILQAAAGITDTTVAA is encoded by the coding sequence GTGAGCAAATCATTCTTCGGATTCCCGGTACTGACCGGCGTAGACCTTGAGATAAGGCCGGGAGAGGTGCACGGGCTCGTAGGAGAGAACGGCGCCGGGAAATCTACATTGATGAAGATTCTTGCGGGAGTCTACACAAGGGACGAGGGCAAGGTTGTTCTCGGTGGCAAGGATGTTATGTTCAGCCATCCTGTGCAGGCTCAGCTGGCAGGCATTTCCACGGTATTCCAGGAATTCAACCTGTTGCCGGACCGGTCCGTAGCCGAAAATATCTATCTCGGCCGCGAACCGCGTGTGCGAGGTTTCATCTCGCAACGAAAGATGAACGCAGCGACTGTAGAGCTTTTTTCATCCCTTGGAGTTGACTCCATTAACCCGGCAGCGCATGTGCGGACACTATCTGTGGCGCAGCAACAGCTCGTGGAAATCGCCAAGGCCCTAAGCTTTGACGCCCGGGTCATCTCCATGGACGAGCCAACCGCTGCGCTTGCGGATCACGAAGTGGAGCTCCTGTACAGCATCATTGAAAACCTCAAGAAGCGCGGCGTTGCCGTTCTCTACGTATCCCACAGATTGCGGGAAATTTTTAAGCTTTGTGACCGCATCACGGTTCTCAAGGATGGCGCCCTTGTAGCCACGAAGCCGGCAGAAGAACTCAACGAGCAGGAACTGGTCCGGCTTATGGTCGGGCGCCCCCTGTCCTCGTTCTTCCCGCCCAAGACCGAAGGAACAGTAGTTGGAGACACAGCGCTCTCCCTTCAAAACGCCGGGAACCATGTAGTAAACAACGTGACGCTGGAACTCCGTCGCGGGGAAATCCTGGGAATAGCCGGACTGCAAGGGTCAGGCCGCACAGAAGTCTTGGATGCTATCTCCGGATCGGCACCATTCACCCGCGGCGAGATACACGTCAATGGGGCACCCACGACCATCAAAACAACCCGCCAAGCAATTCGAGCCGGGATTGCTCACGTCACGGAGGACAGGAAAGCTACGGGACTTCTCCTGAATCAATCAGTCATTGATAATGCTCTGACAGTAATCCGAGCCTGCTATCCCAAACGCACTTCAACTGCCCGTCAGGCTGCAACCGACCTGTTTCTGGAGCTGCAACTCTCAGCACGGGGACCGGATCAGGAGATCAGGTACCTTTCCGGCGGCAATCAACAAAAAGTGATTCTCACCAAGTGGCTGCTTATGGAACCACGAATCGTCCTTCTCGATGAGCCAACCAGAGGGATTGATGTTGGTGCGAAGTTTGCCCTGTACGTCCTAATGCGACGTTTGGCTGCCGCCGGACACGCCATCCTCATGGTTTCCAGCGAATTGCCTGAACTCATCGGGATGGCCGACAGAGTTCTCGTTATGCGTGACGGGGAACTGGTCTCCGAGCTTCCTGCCGGGGCCAGCGAAGAAAGCATTTTGCAGGCAGCGGCCGGCATAACTGACACGACGGTGGCAGCATGA
- the aldh gene encoding aldehyde dehydrogenase AldH, with protein MAIATIDPTTGITLKTFDAHTPEEVENRIARAEAAFRSLQNTSFEERARWMHKAADILESEADEVARLIATEMGKTLTTAKYEALKSATGMRHFADHAQRYLSPETPVPASEVNASNLHVQFDPLGVVLAVMPWNYPLWQAVRFAAPALMAGNTGLLKHASNVPQCALYLGDLFARGGFPEGAFQTLLVEGNDVIPLVDDARIRAVTLTGSVAAGSAIAEAAGRNIKRSVLELGGMDVFIVMPSADIEKAAAQAVIARLQNSGQSCIAAKRFYVHEDVYDRFEHLFVTGMAETVAGDPLDESTSFGPLATERGRQDVHELVRDAREKGAAVQCGGEIPEGEGWYYPATVLTGVTENMRIYREECFGPVACLYKVSSLQEAIALSNDSDFGLSSSVWTNDETEATEAARSIEAGGVFINGLTASFPAVPFGGLKDSGYGRELSAYGIREFVNIKTVWTA; from the coding sequence ATGGCAATCGCGACCATCGACCCCACCACGGGCATCACCCTGAAAACCTTCGACGCCCATACGCCCGAAGAGGTAGAAAACCGGATCGCCCGGGCGGAAGCAGCATTCCGGTCACTGCAGAACACCTCCTTTGAAGAACGTGCCCGCTGGATGCATAAGGCCGCTGACATCCTCGAAAGCGAAGCCGATGAAGTGGCCCGTCTCATCGCCACCGAAATGGGCAAAACCTTAACGACAGCAAAGTACGAGGCCCTGAAATCAGCCACCGGCATGCGGCACTTCGCCGATCACGCCCAGCGCTACCTTAGCCCGGAAACCCCGGTCCCGGCGTCCGAGGTCAACGCCTCCAACCTCCACGTACAATTCGACCCGTTAGGCGTCGTTTTGGCCGTTATGCCCTGGAATTACCCCCTTTGGCAGGCCGTCCGCTTCGCCGCCCCCGCACTAATGGCGGGCAACACAGGGCTCCTCAAGCACGCCTCAAACGTTCCTCAATGTGCGCTGTACCTGGGAGACCTCTTCGCCCGCGGCGGTTTTCCTGAAGGCGCGTTTCAGACACTGCTGGTTGAAGGCAATGACGTTATTCCCCTCGTGGATGACGCAAGGATCAGGGCGGTCACCCTGACCGGCTCCGTCGCTGCCGGTTCCGCCATTGCTGAAGCAGCCGGCAGGAACATCAAAAGGAGTGTCCTGGAACTGGGAGGCATGGATGTCTTTATCGTCATGCCCTCGGCCGATATTGAAAAGGCCGCTGCCCAGGCAGTAATCGCACGCCTTCAAAACTCGGGGCAGTCCTGCATCGCGGCCAAGCGCTTCTACGTTCACGAAGATGTCTACGACCGCTTTGAACATCTGTTCGTTACAGGTATGGCCGAAACAGTTGCCGGTGACCCCTTGGACGAAAGCACCAGCTTTGGCCCCCTGGCCACGGAGCGAGGACGCCAGGACGTTCATGAACTGGTTAGGGACGCCCGCGAAAAAGGGGCAGCAGTTCAGTGTGGAGGAGAAATACCGGAAGGGGAGGGCTGGTACTACCCGGCGACTGTCCTCACAGGCGTAACAGAGAACATGCGCATCTACCGGGAAGAATGCTTCGGCCCCGTGGCCTGCCTCTACAAAGTGTCATCACTCCAGGAAGCCATCGCTCTCAGCAACGACTCTGATTTTGGTTTGAGCTCAAGCGTGTGGACCAATGACGAGACCGAAGCCACCGAAGCAGCGCGATCAATCGAGGCCGGGGGCGTCTTCATCAACGGTCTGACGGCGTCATTCCCGGCGGTGCCTTTCGGCGGCCTCAAAGACTCCGGCTACGGACGTGAGCTCTCCGCCTATGGAATCCGGGAGTTCGTAAACATCAAGACGGTCTGGACCGCCTGA
- a CDS encoding GntR family transcriptional regulator, producing the protein MDATSKRLTRTTVTSQVRDFIVMEIAQGRLPLGAPVREMEIAAQLGTSQTPVREAFRELAALGLLESRIHVGTRVRQLAEKDLVEAVPIRSALEGIAGRLAANNYHNHADEIRGGFEAMKEAAEGGDRRVFAAASTTFHRSVVRAAENASLLRAWNALGIEVMTILAMASSDIPLDDAAESHRPIVDALEAGDPELAEHALTHHVAAYLPATAHSNGGVDAAVQAS; encoded by the coding sequence ATGGACGCCACCTCTAAGCGGCTGACGAGAACGACCGTTACCAGCCAAGTGCGAGACTTCATCGTCATGGAAATTGCGCAGGGAAGGCTACCTTTGGGCGCCCCCGTTCGTGAGATGGAAATAGCGGCACAGCTCGGAACAAGTCAGACGCCGGTGCGTGAGGCGTTTCGTGAACTCGCAGCCCTTGGCCTGCTCGAATCCCGTATCCACGTCGGCACCCGTGTACGACAACTAGCCGAAAAGGACTTGGTTGAGGCGGTGCCCATCCGTTCTGCCCTTGAAGGCATAGCTGGCCGCTTAGCCGCCAATAACTACCACAATCACGCTGATGAGATCCGTGGAGGCTTTGAGGCTATGAAGGAAGCAGCGGAAGGGGGTGACCGCAGGGTTTTCGCTGCGGCCAGTACCACGTTCCACCGATCCGTCGTACGGGCGGCCGAAAACGCCTCTCTGCTGCGCGCCTGGAACGCCCTGGGAATCGAGGTCATGACGATCTTGGCAATGGCCTCCAGTGACATCCCATTAGATGACGCAGCCGAATCACATCGACCAATTGTTGACGCCCTCGAGGCTGGCGATCCTGAGCTGGCCGAGCATGCCCTGACCCATCATGTCGCTGCCTATCTCCCCGCCACTGCACACTCCAATGGGGGAGTAGACGCCGCCGTCCAGGCGAGCTAA